One genomic region from Spirosoma sp. KCTC 42546 encodes:
- a CDS encoding IS4 family transposase produces MNTAKLPVKTLLGYLPDEVLETLALDYQVDKHVKKLRGALVFKLLLYGVLTTNELSLNVLMALLEKVGIRHLIGVDAHFTTKRNSLADRLAQLDCGYLKAIFKQVLKLVNQHWPTPTVQGYQLHLVDSTLVACSAKLLGLGIQLGRKANDETHRYKHIKFSIGYDGLKPETIRFYDQQTHASDETPLKETIESLAFSAKDVAVFDAGLQNRLTFEQFNKPPEEKRFFVTRIKANSRYQLLAEQRIDSSTDTLVLEKESLIKLYTSSNRLLTDSFRLISAHLQDKPEQSLLFLTNLPDSLSALEVSQIYRQRWQIEKFFRFIKQQMNFSHFLSRSFNGIKIMAYVMLIGAMLIGLYGRFNDRPGFKINKLLFVYELEADLVKTLIVACHGEPTLLDDALKKHFGQ; encoded by the coding sequence ATGAACACCGCCAAATTACCCGTAAAAACGCTGTTAGGCTATTTGCCGGATGAGGTGCTGGAAACATTAGCCCTAGACTATCAAGTCGATAAACACGTCAAAAAACTCCGCGGAGCCCTGGTTTTTAAGTTATTGCTCTATGGCGTTCTGACCACCAATGAGTTGAGTCTGAATGTACTTATGGCCCTGCTGGAAAAAGTGGGCATTCGCCACTTAATCGGCGTGGATGCTCACTTTACCACCAAACGAAACTCCTTAGCCGACCGGCTGGCTCAACTCGATTGTGGCTACCTGAAGGCTATTTTTAAGCAAGTTCTCAAGTTGGTCAACCAGCACTGGCCCACACCCACCGTCCAGGGCTATCAACTCCATCTGGTTGATTCAACCCTAGTGGCTTGTTCAGCCAAACTCTTGGGCCTGGGTATTCAACTGGGCCGTAAAGCCAACGATGAAACCCATCGTTATAAGCATATCAAATTTAGTATCGGCTATGATGGCTTAAAGCCCGAAACGATTCGATTTTATGATCAACAAACCCATGCCAGCGATGAAACACCCCTCAAAGAAACCATTGAATCGCTGGCTTTCTCGGCCAAAGATGTAGCCGTTTTTGACGCTGGGCTGCAAAATCGACTCACCTTTGAGCAGTTCAATAAGCCCCCTGAGGAGAAACGTTTTTTTGTTACCCGCATCAAAGCCAACAGTCGTTACCAGCTTCTGGCTGAGCAGCGTATAGATAGCTCGACCGACACACTTGTCTTAGAGAAGGAGTCGTTGATCAAGCTCTATACGAGTTCGAATCGACTCCTTACGGACTCATTTCGCCTGATTAGTGCTCACCTACAAGACAAACCTGAGCAATCTTTGCTGTTTTTGACCAACCTGCCCGATTCGCTCAGCGCATTGGAGGTGAGTCAGATTTATCGACAGCGTTGGCAGATCGAGAAATTCTTTCGGTTCATCAAGCAGCAGATGAATTTTTCTCATTTTCTGTCCCGATCCTTTAACGGGATCAAAATCATGGCGTATGTGATGCTCATTGGCGCTATGTTGATTGGGTTATATGGTCGGTTTAATGATCGGCCTGGGTTCAAGATCAACAAATTGCTGTTTGTCTATGAACTCGAAGCTGATCTGGTCAAAACACTTATTGTAGCATGCCACGGGGAGCCAACCTTACTGGACGATGCCTTGAAAAAACATTTCGGACAATAA
- a CDS encoding alpha-amylase family protein, whose protein sequence is MERRDFIKTTGLIGSAYALSGPSALASSSANILAPTETYWLDGPMRWAQLAFVERDPGHYDPDFWLNYFKRIHADGALLSAGGIVAFYPTKIPLHHRSDFMGNSDTLGYLVEGCKKQGMKIMLRTDPHAARQDVYAAHPDWIAVTVDGKPRRHWANPELWVTCALGPYNFEFMTQVNQEIMEKFQPEGIFSNRWHGHDICYCEHCTRNFKAASGLELPKTADKLDPTYRKWADWRMKRLREVWSVWDAGIRKQKPTARFIPNGFPDKVMTGKEADLFFADQQARRGLMAPWSNGKGAKELRSTLGLKPLIGIFSVGIEEEFRWKDSVQSDAEIRIWVAEGTANGMRPCFVKFGGDIYDKRWMEAVAKLYEGYYKNEKYLRNTASLSRVGVVYSEQTDRNYGGKPWQQKSSDHLDGMYHALVESRIPFDMVNDRLLTSEDLKRFKLLILPNIAALSDAQCKQIQAFVANGGSIVSTFETSLYDEEGKQRPDFGLASLFGVSYDQKVEGPLRNSYLQLRNDAKNSQTQLILKGLDDTPRIINTIYKVDVKPTTTFPSPITLIPTYPDLPMEDVYPRVAETDTRELYLRQVGKGRVAYIPGDLDRSFWQMMGTDHGQLLSNVVNWALDEEPIATVTGPGVIDLTVWRQANSMTVHLVNLTNPMMMKGPFRELIPVEAQVSIAVPTGAKVTGVKLLMSDQKPKFELKGNKVTVTVPKILDHEIVALDLV, encoded by the coding sequence ATGGAACGAAGAGATTTTATTAAAACCACCGGCCTCATCGGCAGCGCTTATGCATTGTCTGGGCCGTCGGCTCTGGCTAGTTCATCTGCCAATATACTGGCTCCAACTGAAACGTACTGGCTCGATGGCCCGATGCGGTGGGCGCAGCTTGCTTTTGTCGAGCGCGACCCCGGCCACTACGATCCGGATTTCTGGCTCAACTACTTCAAACGGATTCACGCCGATGGTGCCTTGCTCAGTGCCGGGGGGATCGTCGCTTTTTATCCAACGAAAATTCCTCTGCATCACCGTAGCGACTTCATGGGTAATTCCGACACATTGGGGTATCTGGTGGAAGGCTGCAAAAAGCAGGGCATGAAAATCATGCTCCGTACCGATCCGCATGCCGCCCGGCAGGATGTTTATGCGGCACACCCCGACTGGATTGCCGTGACCGTCGACGGAAAGCCGCGCCGTCACTGGGCCAACCCGGAGTTGTGGGTCACCTGCGCCTTAGGGCCGTATAATTTTGAGTTCATGACGCAGGTGAATCAGGAAATTATGGAGAAATTCCAGCCCGAAGGCATTTTCTCGAACCGCTGGCATGGTCATGATATCTGCTATTGTGAACACTGTACTCGTAACTTCAAAGCAGCCTCTGGCCTGGAATTGCCCAAGACTGCCGACAAGCTCGATCCAACCTACCGCAAATGGGCCGATTGGCGCATGAAGCGCTTACGGGAAGTTTGGTCGGTGTGGGACGCGGGCATTCGTAAGCAGAAACCTACGGCTCGTTTCATTCCCAATGGATTTCCGGATAAGGTTATGACCGGCAAAGAAGCCGATCTTTTCTTCGCCGACCAACAGGCCCGACGTGGTCTGATGGCACCCTGGTCCAATGGGAAAGGAGCCAAAGAGCTCCGGTCGACGCTTGGCCTAAAGCCACTGATCGGAATTTTTAGCGTTGGTATCGAAGAGGAATTTCGCTGGAAAGATTCGGTACAGAGCGACGCCGAAATTCGGATTTGGGTAGCTGAAGGTACCGCCAACGGGATGCGTCCCTGCTTCGTGAAGTTCGGGGGCGACATCTACGACAAACGCTGGATGGAGGCCGTAGCCAAACTGTACGAAGGCTACTATAAAAACGAGAAATACCTGCGAAACACTGCTTCGCTATCGCGCGTTGGAGTTGTCTATTCGGAACAAACCGACCGGAATTACGGTGGCAAACCCTGGCAGCAGAAAAGCAGTGACCACCTGGATGGCATGTATCACGCCCTCGTCGAGAGTCGCATTCCCTTCGATATGGTGAACGACCGACTACTTACGTCCGAGGATTTGAAGCGGTTTAAGTTGTTGATTCTGCCCAATATTGCGGCTCTTTCTGATGCGCAATGCAAACAGATTCAGGCGTTCGTAGCTAATGGCGGTAGCATTGTCTCCACCTTTGAAACATCATTGTATGACGAAGAAGGTAAACAACGGCCTGATTTCGGTTTAGCCAGCTTGTTCGGTGTTTCGTACGACCAGAAAGTAGAAGGGCCGTTGCGAAACAGTTATTTACAATTGCGGAACGATGCCAAAAACAGCCAGACGCAACTGATTCTGAAAGGGCTGGACGATACACCCCGCATTATCAATACGATTTATAAAGTCGATGTGAAACCAACGACCACGTTCCCCAGCCCAATCACGCTGATACCTACCTACCCCGATTTGCCGATGGAGGATGTGTACCCACGCGTGGCCGAAACCGATACGCGGGAACTCTACCTTCGGCAGGTTGGCAAAGGTCGGGTCGCCTATATTCCCGGCGATCTGGACCGCTCGTTCTGGCAAATGATGGGTACCGATCATGGTCAACTGCTAAGTAATGTGGTCAACTGGGCGCTGGACGAGGAGCCCATTGCTACTGTAACGGGGCCGGGCGTGATTGATCTCACGGTTTGGCGGCAGGCTAATTCCATGACTGTCCATCTGGTAAACCTGACCAATCCAATGATGATGAAAGGCCCTTTCCGCGAGTTGATACCCGTAGAAGCTCAGGTTAGTATTGCGGTTCCAACTGGTGCAAAAGTGACTGGTGTGAAACTACTGATGAGCGACCAAAAGCCTAAATTTGAGCTAAAGGGCAACAAAGTAACCGTAACGGTGCCCAAGATTCTCGATCACGAGATTGTTGCGTTGGATTTAGTGTAG
- a CDS encoding GMC oxidoreductase: MNLNIKSDKAQTYDAIVVGSGMTGGMAAKELTERGLKVLMLERGYELKHVEDYKTAMKDPWEFEHRGKITNLAAEEHYASMYFSAKEGTQYLYTNDAENPYIQKRPFNWIRAYHTGGKSLLWGKQSYRWNREDFLANAKQGLGVEWPIGYDDLVPWYDYVEKFVGVSGQAEGLDVLPDGKFLPPMAMTAPELHLKKSVGQKLNRPITIGRVAHLTKPQPWHTALGRATCQFRNRCSRGCPFGAYFSSLAATIPAARQTNRLTIVHNAIVKEILLDSQGQKAKGVRVIDQNTMEVREFYAKVIFLNAGTIGSTSILMNSKSSRFPTGLGNDSDQLGRNLMDHHLSVGARADIEGFEDDYYFGARPNALYIPRFRNWGNDKRSYLRGFGYQGGASRADWSRGAAETGFGADFKAKMTQPGPWKINLSGFGEVLPDPNNRFYLSEDQTDKWGLPKVVFDADFGENERAMRKDIMNDGAEMLEAAGFKNVVPYDNAVAHMGLGIHEMGTARMGKDPKTSVLNKFNQVHACKNVFVTDGSAMTSASNVNPSITYMALTARAAKHAVDQLKARSL, from the coding sequence ATGAATCTGAATATAAAATCCGATAAGGCACAAACATACGATGCCATTGTGGTTGGCTCGGGCATGACCGGCGGCATGGCGGCTAAAGAGCTGACCGAGCGAGGGTTAAAGGTATTGATGCTCGAACGGGGCTACGAACTCAAGCACGTTGAGGATTATAAAACCGCCATGAAAGACCCCTGGGAGTTCGAACATCGGGGCAAAATAACCAACCTCGCGGCCGAAGAGCATTACGCTAGTATGTACTTCTCGGCCAAAGAAGGCACGCAATACCTGTACACCAACGACGCCGAGAACCCGTATATCCAGAAACGGCCCTTCAACTGGATTCGAGCCTATCATACGGGTGGCAAGTCGTTGTTATGGGGCAAACAATCCTACCGCTGGAATCGTGAGGATTTCCTCGCCAATGCCAAACAGGGACTTGGTGTTGAATGGCCAATTGGCTACGACGATCTTGTGCCCTGGTACGATTACGTCGAAAAGTTTGTGGGTGTGAGCGGTCAGGCAGAGGGACTCGACGTGTTGCCGGACGGTAAGTTTCTGCCACCGATGGCCATGACAGCCCCCGAATTGCATTTGAAAAAATCGGTAGGGCAGAAGCTGAACCGACCCATTACGATTGGTCGCGTGGCGCATTTGACGAAGCCTCAACCCTGGCATACGGCATTAGGACGGGCTACTTGTCAGTTCCGAAACCGGTGTTCGCGAGGTTGTCCGTTCGGCGCGTATTTCAGTTCGCTGGCTGCTACCATTCCAGCGGCTCGCCAAACTAATCGGCTTACGATTGTGCACAACGCCATTGTGAAAGAGATCTTGCTGGATAGTCAGGGGCAGAAGGCAAAAGGCGTACGGGTAATTGACCAGAATACGATGGAGGTTCGGGAGTTTTACGCCAAAGTAATTTTCCTGAACGCGGGTACGATTGGCTCTACGTCCATTCTGATGAACTCAAAATCGTCGCGTTTCCCAACCGGATTAGGTAACGACAGCGATCAACTGGGCCGGAATCTCATGGATCACCACCTCAGCGTGGGCGCTCGTGCCGACATCGAAGGCTTTGAAGACGACTATTATTTTGGTGCCCGACCCAATGCCTTGTACATCCCGCGTTTCCGAAACTGGGGGAACGACAAACGCAGCTATCTCCGTGGCTTTGGTTATCAGGGCGGTGCGTCGCGGGCCGATTGGTCACGGGGAGCCGCCGAAACGGGCTTTGGTGCTGATTTCAAGGCGAAGATGACCCAACCTGGCCCCTGGAAAATTAACCTGAGCGGCTTCGGCGAAGTGCTTCCTGATCCGAATAACCGGTTCTACCTCAGCGAAGACCAAACCGACAAATGGGGCTTACCTAAAGTGGTGTTCGATGCAGATTTCGGCGAGAACGAACGCGCCATGCGGAAAGACATCATGAACGACGGGGCCGAAATGCTCGAAGCGGCTGGTTTCAAAAACGTGGTTCCTTATGACAACGCCGTTGCGCACATGGGCCTGGGTATTCATGAAATGGGCACGGCCCGCATGGGTAAAGATCCGAAAACGTCAGTCCTGAATAAGTTTAACCAGGTACACGCCTGCAAGAACGTCTTCGTCACCGATGGTTCGGCCATGACCTCAGCCTCGAACGTGAACCCATCCATTACGTATATGGCGCTCACGGCGCGGGCCGCTAAACACGCCGTCGATCAATTGAAAGCGCGGAGTCTTTGA
- a CDS encoding gluconate 2-dehydrogenase subunit 3 family protein codes for MNRREAVARVAWLMGGTLSAPTLMAMSRWEEGIDDQKTRPQTADSILDDGQREIVARVSDMIIPKTDTPGAIDVGVPAFMDVILRDCYKKPAQDAFIAGVQELERKNFLGLKPDQQTALLKQVEASATPSATSPSFWQIVKEVTLLGYFTSEAGIKASFDYQPIPGRFEAIKIKPGQKDFMYGNQV; via the coding sequence GTGGCCTGGTTGATGGGCGGAACGCTGTCGGCACCAACCCTGATGGCCATGAGCCGTTGGGAGGAGGGAATTGACGATCAAAAAACTCGGCCTCAAACCGCCGATTCTATATTGGACGACGGCCAGCGCGAAATCGTGGCCCGCGTATCGGACATGATCATTCCCAAAACCGATACACCCGGTGCCATTGATGTTGGTGTACCCGCGTTCATGGATGTGATACTTCGCGATTGTTACAAAAAGCCTGCCCAGGATGCCTTTATTGCTGGGGTGCAGGAGTTGGAGCGTAAGAACTTCTTAGGTCTTAAACCCGATCAGCAGACGGCCCTATTGAAGCAGGTCGAAGCCAGTGCTACGCCCAGCGCCACCAGCCCGTCGTTCTGGCAAATCGTAAAGGAGGTCACGTTACTTGGCTATTTTACGTCGGAAGCAGGCATTAAAGCATCATTTGATTATCAACCCATTCCGGGGCGATTCGAGGCCATTAAGATCAAGCCGGGCCAGAAAGATTTTATGTACGGAAATCAGGTATAG